The Hymenobacter baengnokdamensis genome includes a region encoding these proteins:
- a CDS encoding efflux RND transporter permease subunit codes for MLKIFIERPVLSTVISVIIVLLGVLGLLSLPIAQYPDISPPTVQVSASYAGANADVVLKSVLVPLEEQINGVEGMTYMTSSATNTGSGSIQVYFNVGTNPDQAAVDVQNRVASATSLLPQEVTLAGVTVRKQQSSNLLIFALYSDNPAYDQTFLQNYALINIVPQLQRVNGVGAANAFGSRNYAMRVWLKPDVMAIYGLTPADITAALADQNVEAAPGQFGQNSDQSFQYVIKYTGKLVTEEQFGNIVLKGTSQGQLLHLKDVARIELGAQDYASNSATFGKPSVGISVNQTPGSNARDVIQKSIAVLATAEKSFPAGIHYTNLVNINDFLDASIDKVLHTLFECFALVFLVIFIFLQDFRSTIIHGVSVPVSIIGTFFFLKVFGYSINLLTLFALVLAIGIVVDDAIVVVEAVHAKLESGYTSPRRAAIDAMSEITGAIVSITLVMAAVFLPVTFITGSVGVFYKQFGITLAVAILISAINALTLCPALAALFLLPPHHEEAKNAPKKTLMQRFSVSFNAAYDALVAKYTRVVEFLMGRKWLALIGVAGFAVGLYVLMTSTPSSFVPNEDMGTIFVNVSLPPASTLERTTAVNNEVDSLIRKIPAVLGTLRITGQNFLAGQGSAYGMVIVRLKPWDQRKDMNNEAVIKKITQLTAHIRAGDIRSNSQPTITGFGQTGGFTFQLQDRGGHTTAEFYKVAQDFLAALNQRPEIQYASTAFNPGFPQYELSINVAKVKEAGLTEANILNAMQVYYGGSYASNFNQFGKQYRVMVQADSSYRASPAGLNKIFVRNATGAMAPITEFVTLKRVFGPESLSRFNLFTAISVNGSPKEGVSSGQALVAIQEVAAQKLPAGYGFEFSGISREEQGSGKQSLYIFALSLVFVYLLLSAQYESYILPFAVLLSIPIGLSGTYLFAKLFGIDNNIYLQISVIMLIGLLAKNAILIIEFSLSRRRGGGMSITEAALEGAKARLRPILMTSFAFVFGLMPLLFASGAGANGNRSIGAGAIGGMLFGTLVGVFFVPVLFMIFEGLQESISGPPKTQEQIEQEEAEGGAPKKDAGEQKPDGKKPDEQKPEEKPAVQPAMA; via the coding sequence ATGCTGAAAATATTCATCGAGCGCCCCGTGCTCTCCACCGTTATCTCGGTTATTATCGTGCTGCTGGGCGTGCTGGGACTACTGTCGCTGCCCATAGCGCAATATCCGGATATTTCGCCGCCCACGGTGCAGGTATCGGCCAGCTACGCAGGGGCCAACGCCGACGTGGTGCTCAAAAGCGTGCTGGTGCCGCTCGAAGAGCAGATAAACGGCGTGGAGGGCATGACGTACATGACCTCTTCGGCTACCAATACCGGCTCGGGGTCTATTCAGGTATATTTCAACGTGGGCACCAACCCCGACCAGGCCGCCGTCGATGTGCAGAACCGCGTGGCCAGCGCTACCAGCCTGCTGCCGCAGGAAGTAACCCTGGCCGGCGTAACGGTGCGCAAGCAGCAGAGCAGCAACCTGTTGATTTTTGCGCTCTACAGCGATAACCCGGCCTACGACCAGACCTTTTTGCAGAACTACGCGCTCATCAACATTGTGCCCCAGCTCCAGCGGGTCAATGGTGTAGGGGCGGCCAATGCTTTCGGCTCGCGCAATTATGCCATGCGGGTGTGGCTCAAGCCCGACGTGATGGCTATCTACGGCCTCACGCCCGCCGACATCACGGCCGCGCTGGCCGACCAGAACGTGGAGGCCGCGCCCGGCCAGTTTGGCCAGAACAGCGACCAGAGCTTTCAGTACGTTATCAAGTATACCGGCAAGCTGGTGACGGAAGAGCAGTTTGGCAACATCGTGCTCAAGGGCACCTCGCAGGGCCAGCTGCTGCACCTCAAAGATGTGGCCCGCATTGAGCTGGGCGCGCAGGACTACGCCAGCAACAGCGCCACGTTTGGCAAGCCTTCGGTAGGCATCTCGGTGAACCAGACGCCGGGCTCCAACGCCCGCGATGTTATCCAAAAGTCAATCGCCGTGCTGGCTACTGCCGAGAAGTCGTTTCCGGCCGGCATTCACTACACCAACCTGGTGAACATCAACGACTTTTTGGATGCCTCCATCGACAAGGTACTCCACACCCTGTTCGAGTGCTTTGCGCTGGTGTTCCTGGTAATCTTTATCTTCCTGCAGGATTTTCGCTCCACGATTATTCACGGCGTGTCGGTGCCGGTATCCATTATCGGCACCTTCTTCTTTCTCAAGGTTTTTGGCTACAGTATCAATCTGCTAACGCTCTTCGCCCTGGTGCTGGCCATCGGCATTGTGGTCGACGATGCGATTGTGGTGGTCGAGGCCGTGCACGCCAAGCTTGAAAGCGGCTACACCTCGCCGCGCCGGGCGGCCATCGACGCCATGAGCGAGATAACCGGCGCTATCGTGAGCATCACGCTGGTGATGGCGGCCGTGTTTTTGCCGGTCACGTTTATCACCGGCTCGGTGGGCGTGTTCTACAAGCAGTTCGGCATTACCCTGGCGGTGGCCATTCTGATTTCGGCTATCAACGCCCTGACGCTGTGCCCGGCGCTGGCCGCCCTTTTCCTGCTGCCGCCCCACCACGAGGAAGCGAAAAACGCCCCCAAAAAGACGCTTATGCAGCGCTTCAGTGTTTCGTTTAACGCGGCCTATGATGCGCTGGTAGCCAAGTATACGCGGGTAGTAGAGTTTCTGATGGGACGCAAGTGGCTGGCTCTTATTGGGGTAGCCGGCTTTGCGGTAGGCCTCTACGTGCTGATGACGAGCACCCCAAGCAGCTTCGTGCCCAACGAGGACATGGGCACCATCTTCGTCAACGTAAGCCTGCCGCCGGCTTCTACCCTGGAGCGCACGACGGCCGTGAATAATGAGGTCGATAGCCTGATTCGGAAGATACCGGCCGTGCTGGGCACGCTGCGCATCACGGGCCAGAACTTCCTGGCCGGGCAGGGCAGCGCCTACGGCATGGTTATCGTGCGGCTCAAGCCCTGGGACCAGCGCAAGGACATGAACAACGAGGCAGTTATCAAGAAGATAACCCAGCTCACGGCCCACATCCGGGCCGGTGATATCCGCAGCAACTCGCAGCCGACCATCACGGGCTTTGGGCAAACAGGCGGCTTCACGTTTCAGCTCCAGGACCGGGGCGGGCACACCACGGCCGAGTTTTACAAGGTGGCGCAGGACTTTCTGGCGGCCCTCAACCAGCGGCCCGAGATTCAGTATGCGTCCACGGCTTTCAACCCCGGCTTTCCGCAGTATGAGCTGAGCATCAACGTGGCCAAGGTGAAAGAGGCAGGTCTGACTGAAGCCAATATTCTGAATGCCATGCAGGTGTATTACGGCGGCTCGTACGCATCCAACTTCAACCAGTTTGGCAAGCAGTACCGGGTAATGGTGCAGGCCGACAGCAGCTACCGCGCCAGCCCGGCTGGGTTGAACAAGATATTCGTGCGTAATGCCACCGGGGCCATGGCGCCCATCACCGAATTTGTTACGCTGAAGCGCGTTTTCGGCCCCGAGAGCTTGTCGCGCTTCAACCTGTTTACGGCCATCTCGGTCAATGGCTCGCCCAAGGAGGGTGTCAGCTCGGGGCAGGCGCTGGTAGCCATTCAGGAAGTAGCGGCGCAAAAGCTACCGGCCGGCTACGGCTTCGAGTTTTCGGGCATCAGCCGCGAAGAGCAGGGCAGCGGCAAGCAGTCGCTCTACATCTTTGCGCTCTCGCTGGTCTTCGTGTATCTGCTGCTGAGTGCGCAGTACGAGAGCTACATCCTGCCATTTGCGGTGCTGCTTTCCATTCCGATTGGCCTGAGCGGCACCTACTTGTTTGCCAAGCTTTTCGGCATCGACAACAATATCTACCTGCAGATTTCGGTGATTATGCTCATCGGGCTGCTGGCCAAGAACGCCATTCTGATAATTGAGTTTTCGCTCTCACGTCGGCGCGGCGGCGGCATGAGTATCACCGAAGCCGCGCTGGAAGGAGCCAAAGCCCGCCTGCGCCCCATTCTGATGACCTCCTTTGCCTTTGTATTTGGCCTGATGCCGCTGCTGTTTGCAAGTGGCGCGGGGGCCAACGGTAACCGGAGTATCGGCGCGGGGGCCATCGGCGGCATGCTGTTTGGCACGCTGGTCGGGGTGTTTTTTGTCCCGGTGCTGTTCATGATTTTTGAGGGCTTGCAGGAAAGCATCAGCGGTCCGCCCAAAACGCAGGAACAGATTGAGCAGGAAGAGGCGGAGGGTGGTGCTCCCAAAAAAGATGCCGGCGAGCAGAAGCCCGACGGGAAGAAGCCCGACGAGCAAAAGCCGGAAGAAAAACCTGCAGTGCAGCCCGCAATGGCTTAG
- a CDS encoding peroxiredoxin: MLQLGNQAPDFSLLTDKGDMFHLAAQRGKPVVLYFYPKDDTPGCTAEACAFRDQYAYFLDLGAVVVGISSDSEASHRKFSQKHRLPFPLLADTGGQLRKQYEVPRALLGLLPGRVTFVLDKEGKIAYIFNSLSGATDHVSKTKEVLRGLAAQ; encoded by the coding sequence ATGCTTCAGCTCGGCAATCAGGCTCCCGACTTTTCCCTCCTTACTGATAAAGGCGACATGTTTCACCTGGCGGCCCAGCGTGGGAAGCCGGTAGTGCTGTATTTCTATCCCAAAGACGATACGCCCGGCTGCACGGCCGAGGCCTGCGCCTTCCGCGACCAGTATGCCTATTTCCTGGATTTGGGGGCGGTAGTGGTGGGCATCAGCTCCGATAGTGAAGCTTCACACCGGAAATTCAGCCAGAAGCACCGCCTGCCTTTCCCGCTGCTGGCCGATACGGGCGGGCAGTTGCGCAAGCAGTACGAGGTGCCCCGCGCGCTGCTGGGCTTGCTGCCCGGCCGCGTCACGTTTGTGCTTGATAAAGAAGGTAAAATTGCCTATATATTTAATTCGCTAAGTGGCGCAACCGACCACGTAAGCAAGACTAAGGAGGTGCTGCGCGGGCTGGCGGCGCAATAG
- a CDS encoding carboxypeptidase-like regulatory domain-containing protein has product MNSVFTATSLSGLKPLSLLPDRPYLRWGRSLAGLLLAAGLAGCSPTPETAATAPAITAPALANVAAPLPAPVAATPKAASGKEQLKGKLAKPRAVKPVAPLPAPVVAEAAPAPAPELVAAPAPPATRTQAGRVLDENGRPLVGATVLLRGSSKGTSTDANGSYTLEVPNGENTFLIGYGGYEDETISSRDGQPLTVTLLPSPSSKKAGRRGRQ; this is encoded by the coding sequence ATGAATTCTGTTTTTACTGCAACAAGTTTATCGGGCCTGAAGCCGCTTTCTCTTCTGCCAGACCGGCCTTATCTGCGTTGGGGGCGGAGCTTGGCCGGCCTGCTGCTGGCGGCCGGTCTGGCGGGCTGTAGCCCCACCCCGGAAACCGCTGCTACTGCGCCGGCCATCACTGCCCCCGCCTTAGCCAACGTTGCGGCCCCACTGCCGGCTCCGGTAGCAGCCACCCCTAAGGCGGCCAGCGGGAAAGAGCAGCTTAAAGGGAAGCTTGCCAAGCCGCGGGCCGTAAAGCCCGTGGCGCCGCTGCCCGCGCCGGTAGTGGCCGAGGCCGCCCCGGCGCCGGCCCCCGAGCTGGTAGCCGCCCCGGCGCCGCCGGCCACGCGCACCCAGGCCGGGCGGGTGCTCGACGAAAATGGCCGGCCCCTGGTTGGGGCTACCGTGCTGCTGCGCGGCAGCAGTAAAGGCACCAGCACCGACGCCAACGGCAGCTACACGCTGGAAGTACCCAATGGCGAAAATACCTTCCTAATCGGCTACGGAGGCTACGAAGACGAAACCATCAGCAGCCGCGATGGCCAGCCCCTGACGGTTACGCTGCTGCCCTCACCCAGCAGCAAAAAAGCCGGCCGCCGTGGCCGGCAGTAG
- a CDS encoding efflux transporter outer membrane subunit has translation MSGLLLAASSCGILHPYSRPDTATTGLYRDAATTDTTTLASRPWQQLFTDPQLQKLITEGLANNRNLQVADARIAQAQALLAQSRAAFLPSLNGRATTTLSRVGGAFVGTSTGSSTTTTGGTTGGTTGGTTGGGTTGGGTTGGGTTGGGTTGGGTTTGGGTTGGTTTGGTTSGTTTTDQSIVTGGGAAHQYLLGLSSSWEADVWGKLRSTKRSYAAYVLQSEAYRRVVLTQLIADIADNYYSLLALDAQLEITRQTVQNRIQDVEVMKLLLEGDVVTGAAVVQSEAQRYAVEVTIPDLERNIRETENLLATLLGRTPGPIERGTLAGQDASPALLTGVPGQLLRNRPDVQQAEYTFESTFEQTNAARTYFYPSFTITANGGLTSTTIQNLFSPTAIFASVVGGLAQPVFNQGINRLRLARSQALQQEYLYTYQQTMFTAGQEVSNALFAYQSATEKARIRAQQLDALNKAVDYTHELLRAGFANYTEVLTAQQSLLQAQLSGVNDQLQQRQAVTNLYHALGGGWR, from the coding sequence TTGTCCGGGCTTTTGCTCGCAGCCAGCAGCTGCGGCATTCTGCACCCCTATAGCCGGCCCGATACTGCTACTACCGGCCTCTACCGCGACGCGGCCACTACCGATACGACCACCCTGGCCTCGCGGCCCTGGCAGCAGCTCTTTACCGACCCCCAGCTGCAAAAGCTTATTACGGAGGGCCTGGCCAACAACCGCAACCTGCAAGTGGCCGATGCCCGCATTGCCCAGGCGCAGGCGCTGCTTGCCCAAAGCCGGGCTGCCTTTCTGCCCAGCCTCAACGGGCGGGCCACTACTACCCTCTCGCGGGTAGGCGGCGCTTTTGTAGGCACCAGCACCGGTAGCAGCACAACCACTACGGGAGGAACCACGGGCGGCACTACCGGCGGCACCACGGGCGGCGGTACTACCGGCGGGGGCACTACCGGGGGCGGCACTACCGGCGGGGGGACCACCGGGGGAGGCACTACTACGGGTGGCGGCACCACTGGCGGCACAACTACGGGCGGCACCACCAGCGGCACGACAACCACCGACCAGTCTATCGTAACGGGTGGCGGAGCGGCTCACCAATATTTACTGGGTCTGAGCAGCAGTTGGGAGGCCGATGTGTGGGGCAAGCTCCGCAGTACCAAGCGCTCGTACGCAGCCTATGTGCTCCAGAGCGAGGCCTACCGGCGCGTGGTGCTCACGCAGCTTATTGCCGATATTGCCGACAACTACTACTCCCTGCTGGCGCTCGATGCCCAGCTCGAAATCACCCGCCAGACGGTCCAGAACCGCATTCAGGACGTGGAGGTGATGAAGCTGCTGCTGGAAGGCGACGTGGTAACCGGGGCGGCCGTGGTCCAAAGCGAGGCGCAGCGCTACGCCGTGGAAGTCACAATTCCGGACCTGGAACGCAACATTCGCGAAACCGAAAACCTGCTGGCTACCCTGCTGGGCCGCACACCCGGGCCCATTGAGCGCGGTACGCTGGCCGGGCAGGATGCTTCGCCGGCCCTGCTGACGGGCGTGCCCGGCCAGCTGCTGCGCAACCGCCCCGACGTGCAGCAGGCCGAGTATACGTTTGAGTCGACCTTCGAGCAAACCAACGCGGCGCGGACTTACTTCTACCCCAGCTTTACCATTACGGCCAACGGCGGCCTCACCAGCACGACTATCCAGAACCTGTTCTCGCCCACGGCCATCTTCGCCAGCGTGGTGGGCGGCCTGGCCCAGCCCGTGTTCAACCAGGGCATCAACCGCCTGCGGCTGGCTCGCTCGCAAGCCTTGCAGCAGGAATACCTATACACGTATCAGCAAACGATGTTCACGGCCGGGCAGGAGGTTTCCAACGCCCTCTTTGCCTACCAGAGCGCCACTGAAAAAGCCCGCATCCGGGCCCAGCAGCTCGACGCGCTCAACAAAGCCGTGGACTACACCCACGAGCTGCTGCGCGCCGGCTTCGCCAACTATACCGAGGTGCTCACGGCTCAGCAGAGCCTACTGCAGGCCCAGCTCAGCGGTGTAAACGACCAGCTGCAGCAGCGCCAGGCCGTTACTAACCTCTACCACGCGCTGGGCGGCGGTTGGCGGTAG
- a CDS encoding SemiSWEET family sugar transporter, whose amino-acid sequence MQPSVSLISDIGLVAAALSALTFFPQVVHTWQTRSANGLSGPMLAVGASSMVLWLVYGAYEHNTPILFGNGINLFFTLLLVFFKHYFRQLGEPEKPLPAPK is encoded by the coding sequence ATGCAGCCTTCCGTTAGCCTCATCAGTGATATTGGGCTGGTAGCCGCCGCGCTATCGGCCCTTACGTTTTTTCCGCAGGTCGTACATACCTGGCAAACGCGCTCGGCCAATGGCCTGAGCGGGCCCATGCTGGCCGTGGGAGCCAGTAGCATGGTGCTTTGGCTGGTGTACGGCGCCTATGAGCATAATACGCCCATATTGTTCGGCAACGGCATAAACCTGTTTTTCACCCTGCTGCTGGTGTTTTTCAAGCATTATTTCCGGCAGCTGGGCGAGCCCGAAAAGCCCCTGCCCGCGCCGAAATAG
- a CDS encoding efflux RND transporter periplasmic adaptor subunit — protein sequence MTTRLPGLAAGLLALLSVAACGSKKDTSAADGKGGKGGKDGGPQPIKDYPVLVVRPDTVTLFQDYPATIQGQQNVEIRPKVDGFVEAIYVDEGASVRKGQKLFHISAPQYEQAVRTAQAGIKTAQADVDAARMGVNKVQPLVARNIISKYELEGAQYTLESKVAALAQAQATLSNANTNLAYTTITSPVTGIMGSIPNKIGSLVSSTSTDPLTTISSIGNVYAYFSLSEKALLNFARRRPGNTLQDKLAHVPDVRLVLADGSVYPYTGRVETAIGQINTETGASSFRATFPNPQGLLRSGSSGSVRTMQPMQNALIIPQSATYELQGKRFAYVVGQDTAAHAVALTVVPTPDGTSFVVQKGLKAGQRVVLEGISGLKEGMKIRPRVVKKARTDMAG from the coding sequence ATGACTACTCGATTACCAGGCCTCGCGGCCGGGCTGCTGGCCCTACTGAGCGTGGCGGCCTGCGGCTCTAAAAAAGATACTTCTGCTGCGGATGGCAAGGGCGGCAAAGGGGGCAAGGATGGCGGCCCCCAGCCCATCAAGGACTATCCCGTACTGGTGGTGCGGCCCGATACGGTTACGCTTTTCCAGGATTACCCGGCCACGATTCAGGGGCAGCAGAACGTCGAGATTCGGCCCAAGGTAGATGGCTTTGTAGAAGCTATTTACGTGGATGAGGGGGCCAGCGTGCGCAAGGGCCAGAAGCTGTTTCACATCAGCGCCCCGCAGTACGAGCAGGCCGTTCGCACGGCGCAGGCCGGCATCAAAACCGCCCAGGCCGACGTGGACGCCGCCCGCATGGGAGTAAACAAGGTGCAGCCGCTGGTGGCCCGCAATATTATCAGCAAGTATGAGCTGGAGGGGGCCCAATATACTTTGGAATCGAAGGTAGCGGCCTTGGCGCAGGCCCAGGCCACCCTGTCCAATGCCAATACCAATCTGGCTTATACTACCATTACGAGTCCGGTAACCGGCATCATGGGCTCGATTCCGAATAAAATCGGCAGCCTGGTGAGCAGCACCTCCACCGACCCGCTCACCACTATATCAAGTATTGGCAATGTTTATGCCTACTTCTCGCTCAGCGAGAAAGCGTTGCTCAACTTTGCCCGCCGACGCCCCGGCAACACCCTGCAAGACAAGCTGGCCCACGTGCCCGATGTGCGCCTGGTACTGGCCGATGGCAGCGTGTACCCATACACCGGCCGCGTCGAAACGGCTATCGGTCAGATAAATACCGAAACCGGGGCCAGTAGCTTCCGGGCTACGTTTCCCAACCCGCAGGGCTTGTTGCGCAGCGGCAGCAGCGGCTCGGTGCGCACGATGCAACCCATGCAAAATGCGCTTATCATTCCGCAGAGTGCCACCTACGAGCTTCAGGGTAAGCGCTTTGCCTACGTAGTGGGCCAGGATACGGCGGCCCACGCCGTAGCCCTCACGGTAGTGCCCACGCCCGACGGAACCTCCTTCGTGGTGCAAAAGGGCCTGAAAGCCGGTCAGCGCGTGGTGCTGGAGGGCATCAGCGGGCTCAAGGAAGGCATGAAAATCAGGCCCAGGGTGGTGAAGAAAGCCCGGACCGATATGGCAGGCTAG
- a CDS encoding alpha/beta hydrolase, whose product MKNTSLLLAVSLLTLTASTNLWAQATAAGTAAPVLPLYSGSIPDSKPSQVQETSVTESVGVRISNVIQPTLTVFMPDRTKATGTSVIICPGGGYGRLAIDHEGYDVAKRLNDLGVAAFVLKYRLPNAQSQPDKTIAPLLDVQQALRLVRQLAPKYNLNPERIGLMGFSAGGHLAAMAGTHFARPVGDNPGPGSVRPAFLVLLYPVISFTDSLMHKNSRDNLLGTTPSPEQVRHYSAELNVSAQTPPTFIVHAEDDKTVPVQNSLVFYQALHRHGVPAELHIYPHGGHGFGMNNKTTKGQWMDLLQNWMDANGWLTK is encoded by the coding sequence ATGAAAAATACTTCCCTGCTGCTGGCCGTTAGCTTACTGACCCTGACAGCTTCGACCAACCTTTGGGCGCAGGCCACTGCCGCCGGAACGGCCGCGCCGGTACTGCCGCTCTACAGCGGCTCCATCCCCGATTCCAAGCCCAGCCAGGTGCAGGAAACGAGCGTGACCGAGAGCGTGGGCGTGCGCATCTCCAACGTTATTCAGCCCACGCTGACGGTCTTTATGCCCGACCGCACCAAGGCCACTGGCACGTCGGTTATTATTTGCCCCGGCGGCGGCTATGGGCGGCTGGCCATCGACCACGAGGGCTACGACGTGGCCAAGCGCCTCAACGACCTGGGCGTAGCGGCCTTCGTGCTGAAATACCGCCTGCCCAATGCCCAGAGCCAGCCCGATAAAACCATTGCCCCGCTGCTCGATGTGCAGCAGGCCCTGCGCCTGGTGCGCCAGCTGGCGCCCAAGTATAATCTTAACCCGGAGCGCATCGGCCTGATGGGCTTCTCGGCCGGCGGCCACCTGGCGGCTATGGCGGGCACGCACTTTGCCCGCCCCGTGGGCGATAACCCCGGCCCAGGGTCGGTCCGACCCGCATTTCTGGTGCTGCTTTACCCGGTTATCAGCTTCACCGACAGCCTTATGCACAAAAACTCGCGTGATAATCTGCTCGGCACTACGCCCAGCCCTGAGCAGGTGCGCCACTACTCGGCTGAGCTGAACGTGAGTGCCCAAACGCCGCCCACCTTTATCGTACACGCCGAAGACGACAAAACGGTGCCCGTTCAAAACAGCCTGGTGTTTTACCAGGCGCTGCACCGCCACGGGGTGCCCGCCGAATTGCACATCTACCCGCACGGCGGCCACGGCTTCGGCATGAACAACAAAACCACCAAAGGCCAGTGGATGGACCTCCTCCAGAACTGGATGGATGCCAACGGCTGGCTGACGAAGTAA
- a CDS encoding APC family permease: protein MAETLPPSSTDAAPGHFRRALTLFDAVMLVTGSMIGSGIFLVSADIARQVGSAGWLLVVWLLTGLITMAGAISYGELAAMFPKVGGQYVYLREAFGKLVAFLYGWTLFLVIQTGVIAAVAVAFAKFTGVLRPWFSVKNVLFSIGPFPFSSVQLLAILLIVGITAINARGVRAGKLIQNVLSSTKLVALALLILFGLFLGLNADAVQANFHDLWHATRSPAPGATGGIVPLGTGSLVIAIGMAMTGSLFSSDSWNNIGFAGEEIQNPERTLVRSMALGTAIVTALYILINVVYLLVLPLKGSPEAATLAGRGIQYAADDRVATAVAESVMGTAGAYVLAILIMLSTFGANNGIILSGARAYYAMAKDGLFFPSLATLNKAGVPGRALWAQCLWACLLCLSGSYGQLLNYVMFSVILFYLITIIGIFVLRRTRPDAPRPYRAWGYPVLPGLYVVLASAFCVILLIAPDTAEYSRYGLGLVALGLPVYWLFRQRLR from the coding sequence ATGGCCGAAACCTTACCCCCCTCCTCTACCGACGCTGCGCCCGGCCACTTCCGCCGCGCCCTTACGCTGTTCGATGCCGTAATGCTCGTGACGGGCTCCATGATTGGCTCGGGCATCTTCCTCGTGTCGGCCGATATTGCCCGGCAGGTGGGCTCAGCGGGCTGGCTGCTGGTAGTTTGGCTGCTCACGGGCCTCATCACCATGGCCGGCGCCATCAGCTACGGCGAGCTGGCGGCCATGTTCCCCAAGGTGGGCGGGCAGTATGTGTATTTGCGCGAAGCCTTTGGCAAGCTGGTAGCTTTCCTGTACGGCTGGACGCTTTTCCTCGTGATTCAGACCGGCGTAATTGCCGCCGTAGCCGTGGCCTTTGCCAAGTTTACGGGCGTGCTTCGGCCCTGGTTCTCCGTTAAAAACGTGCTGTTCAGCATTGGGCCGTTTCCGTTCAGCTCGGTGCAGCTGCTGGCCATTCTGCTCATTGTGGGCATCACGGCCATCAATGCGCGCGGGGTGCGGGCCGGCAAGCTTATTCAGAATGTGCTGAGCTCGACCAAGCTCGTGGCGCTGGCGCTGCTTATTCTCTTTGGCCTGTTTCTGGGCCTGAATGCCGACGCCGTGCAGGCCAATTTTCACGACCTGTGGCACGCCACGCGCTCGCCGGCACCGGGGGCCACCGGCGGCATCGTGCCGCTGGGCACCGGCAGCCTGGTTATCGCCATTGGCATGGCCATGACCGGCTCGCTGTTTTCGTCCGACTCGTGGAACAACATCGGCTTCGCGGGCGAGGAAATCCAGAACCCCGAGCGCACGCTGGTGCGCAGCATGGCCCTGGGCACCGCCATCGTCACGGCCCTCTATATTTTAATCAACGTGGTGTACCTGCTGGTGCTGCCGCTTAAAGGCTCGCCCGAGGCCGCGACGCTGGCCGGCCGCGGCATTCAGTACGCCGCCGACGACCGCGTGGCTACCGCCGTGGCCGAGTCGGTGATGGGCACGGCCGGCGCATACGTGCTGGCTATCCTTATCATGCTCAGCACCTTTGGGGCCAACAATGGCATTATTCTGAGTGGCGCCCGGGCCTATTATGCTATGGCGAAAGACGGTCTGTTTTTTCCCTCGCTGGCCACGCTCAACAAGGCCGGCGTACCGGGCCGGGCGCTGTGGGCCCAGTGCCTGTGGGCCTGCCTGCTGTGCCTGAGCGGCAGCTACGGGCAGCTGCTCAACTACGTCATGTTTTCGGTTATCCTGTTCTACCTTATTACGATAATCGGCATTTTCGTGCTGCGCCGCACCCGGCCCGACGCGCCCCGCCCCTACCGCGCCTGGGGCTACCCGGTGCTGCCGGGCCTCTACGTGGTGCTGGCTTCGGCCTTCTGCGTTATCCTGCTCATCGCGCCCGACACGGCCGAATACTCGCGCTACGGCCTGGGCCTGGTAGCGCTGGGGCTGCCGGTGTACTGGCTGTTTCGCCAGCGGCTGCGGTAA